A single region of the Marinobacter nanhaiticus D15-8W genome encodes:
- a CDS encoding sugar-binding transcriptional regulator, producing the protein MDKFELKLDQAARAAWLSYVGGRTQDEIAAQLGVSRPGVQRLLALARQEGLVKVHIDHPISNCMILSQAIRDHFGLEFCDVVPAEPEAENSGAHYIAVAGSDRITRYLERPEPLTLSLGSGRTVRATVEAVSRMDRPQHRFVSLVGNVARDGSSNRYDGVTALADKTASERFLLPAPVVAGSVEERNALLSQRLFRAIAEVAKDSEAAFIGVGRIDRQATLFQDHFINEAELDELLTNSAVGELLGWPMNQAGEVIDCSITRRITSLPLESFDNQLLVAMAGGREKGPAILAALRGGWLKGLITDETAARYVVETGGLI; encoded by the coding sequence ATGGATAAATTCGAACTCAAACTCGACCAGGCTGCCCGCGCCGCATGGCTATCCTACGTGGGCGGCCGGACCCAGGACGAGATCGCCGCCCAGCTCGGTGTCTCCCGGCCCGGCGTGCAACGCCTGCTCGCCCTCGCCCGCCAGGAAGGGTTGGTGAAGGTGCACATCGACCATCCTATTTCCAACTGCATGATCCTGTCCCAGGCCATCCGGGACCATTTCGGGCTGGAATTCTGCGATGTCGTGCCTGCCGAGCCGGAGGCCGAGAACAGCGGTGCCCACTACATCGCCGTGGCCGGCAGCGACCGTATCACGCGCTACCTGGAACGGCCCGAACCGCTAACCCTTTCCCTGGGTTCCGGCCGGACGGTACGTGCGACGGTGGAAGCCGTCAGCCGTATGGACCGCCCCCAACACCGGTTCGTATCCCTGGTGGGCAACGTGGCCCGGGACGGTTCTTCAAACCGCTACGACGGCGTCACCGCCCTGGCCGACAAGACCGCCAGCGAACGTTTCCTGCTGCCGGCACCGGTGGTCGCCGGTTCCGTCGAGGAACGCAATGCCCTGCTGAGCCAACGGCTGTTCCGCGCCATTGCCGAAGTCGCCAAGGACTCAGAGGCGGCGTTTATCGGCGTTGGTCGCATAGACCGCCAGGCGACCCTGTTCCAGGACCATTTCATCAACGAAGCGGAGCTGGACGAACTGCTGACCAACAGCGCGGTCGGCGAACTGCTGGGTTGGCCGATGAACCAGGCAGGCGAGGTGATCGACTGCTCCATCACCCGGCGCATCACCAGCCTGCCACTGGAGAGTTTCGACAACCAGTTACTGGTGGCCATGGCCGGCGGACGGGAAAAAGGCCCGGCGATCCTCGCAGCGCTACGGGGGGGCTGGCTCAAGGGACTGATTACCGACGAAACGGCGGCACGCTACGTGGTGGAAACCGGTGGCCTGATATGA
- a CDS encoding class I adenylate-forming enzyme family protein, which yields MGQPHGFRIALRFGHLTALLPFWRSAWNRTGAGGLSTLPGSRTDVQLKQYDVTSHQQQKNSRSTARRQTMILTDLLENNVEQFGEYPFLFYRDKALSNRDLLDAANRLAAALKQRGIGAGDRVMVCMPNCPEVFIAYQAIMRAGAIVLPVMFVLHPREIGFIARASEASAVITSQLLLGNVVEAAQEMDQPPLLLVSGLEDHPAAFDKVPVEDLQSAMVAATPDKPGITPKPDDLAVILYTSGTTGQPKGVMLTHRNLYSNAAAAVTLAEEEEGEDEEPGTTLGVLPLAHIYGFTMANTLFMRGSSVVVLPKFEVRAVCLAIQEHRIKRFSAVPAMLYALITDPATADYDLSSLESVGSGSAPCPVTLIEAFRKRFNADIYEGYGLSEAAPAVSAHRRGETIKPGSVGRPLPGVEIRIAGPDGDPLATGDIGELLVRGENITPGYYRNEEATLAALKDGWLHTGDMAKLDEEGYLYIVDRKKDLILRGGFNIYPRDLEDLILQHPDVAEVAVIGVPSDRMGEEVVAVIVRKPDAVVDEAGILDFCQERLANYKTPRSVVFLEALPRNGVGKILKKSLREEVAEQVSLE from the coding sequence ATGGGACAGCCACACGGCTTTCGCATTGCGTTACGATTTGGTCATCTGACCGCGTTGTTACCGTTCTGGCGCTCAGCCTGGAACCGCACCGGGGCCGGCGGTCTGTCGACCCTGCCAGGCAGCAGAACCGATGTGCAACTGAAACAATATGATGTAACGTCTCATCAACAACAAAAAAACAGCCGCAGCACGGCAAGGAGACAGACCATGATCCTGACCGATCTACTGGAGAATAACGTCGAGCAATTCGGCGAGTACCCTTTCCTGTTTTATCGCGACAAGGCGTTGAGCAACCGCGACCTGCTGGACGCCGCCAACCGGCTGGCCGCAGCCCTCAAGCAACGCGGCATCGGAGCGGGCGACCGGGTGATGGTGTGCATGCCCAACTGTCCCGAGGTATTTATCGCCTACCAGGCGATCATGCGCGCCGGGGCCATCGTGCTGCCAGTGATGTTCGTACTGCACCCGCGGGAAATAGGCTTTATCGCCCGGGCATCCGAGGCAAGCGCGGTGATCACCAGCCAGTTGCTGCTGGGCAATGTTGTCGAGGCGGCTCAGGAGATGGACCAGCCGCCGCTGCTCCTGGTTTCGGGTTTGGAGGATCACCCCGCCGCGTTCGACAAGGTTCCCGTCGAAGACCTGCAAAGCGCCATGGTGGCCGCAACGCCGGACAAACCAGGCATAACGCCCAAGCCCGACGACCTCGCGGTCATTCTCTACACTTCGGGCACCACCGGCCAGCCCAAGGGCGTGATGCTCACCCATCGTAATCTCTACAGCAATGCGGCAGCAGCCGTAACTCTGGCGGAGGAGGAAGAGGGCGAAGACGAGGAGCCCGGCACGACGCTTGGCGTGCTGCCCCTGGCACATATCTACGGCTTTACCATGGCCAACACGTTGTTCATGCGCGGCAGTTCGGTGGTTGTGCTACCCAAGTTCGAAGTGCGAGCGGTCTGCCTGGCGATCCAGGAGCATCGGATCAAACGGTTCAGCGCGGTACCCGCCATGCTCTACGCCCTGATCACGGATCCGGCGACGGCGGACTACGACCTATCGTCATTGGAGTCGGTCGGTTCCGGTTCCGCACCCTGTCCGGTCACCCTGATCGAGGCCTTCCGCAAGCGCTTCAACGCGGATATCTACGAGGGCTATGGTCTGTCGGAGGCGGCCCCGGCGGTGTCCGCCCATCGCCGCGGCGAAACCATCAAGCCCGGTTCGGTGGGCCGCCCCCTGCCCGGTGTCGAGATCCGGATCGCCGGCCCCGATGGCGACCCGCTAGCCACGGGCGATATCGGCGAACTGCTGGTGCGGGGCGAGAACATTACACCCGGCTACTACCGCAACGAAGAGGCTACCCTTGCCGCGCTGAAAGATGGCTGGCTACACACCGGCGACATGGCCAAACTCGACGAGGAAGGCTACCTGTATATCGTCGACCGCAAGAAGGACCTGATTCTGCGAGGCGGTTTCAATATCTACCCGCGGGACCTCGAAGATCTGATTCTCCAACACCCTGACGTCGCAGAAGTTGCGGTTATCGGCGTGCCATCCGATCGCATGGGGGAAGAAGTGGTTGCGGTCATTGTCCGCAAACCAGACGCTGTGGTCGATGAGGCGGGCATCCTGGATTTCTGCCAGGAGCGGCTCGCAAATTACAAGACACCGCGCTCGGTGGTTTTCCTGGAGGCATTGCCTCGCAACGGCGTGGGCAAGATCCTGAAGAAGTCACTGCGTGAGGAAGTGGCGGAGCAGGTCTCGCTGGAATGA
- the gntR gene encoding gluconate operon transcriptional repressor GntR encodes MPKKRRPTLQDIADQVGATKMTVSRCLRGGDNVSEKMRKRIFAVAEELGYIPNRAPDILSKATSRAIGILLPSLTNQVFADVIKGVETVTEPAGYHLMLTHYGYSPEVEERSLASLLSYNVDGVILSDSQHTPRTLRMLETAGIPTVELMDTHLPPFQQAVGFNNVKAAYDMVSEMIRRGRKHVVYLAVRLDARTLQRQEGYTRAMEENGLKPVTLRSEQRSSFSVGATLMTQILEQNPHTDGIFCTNDDVAIGAYFECQRRGLAVPQDMAIVGFHGHDVGQAMTPRLASVITPREALGKRAAEELLARLDGRPVTDKVIDLGYQIEAGGTL; translated from the coding sequence CAAGATGACTGTTAGCCGCTGCCTGCGCGGTGGCGACAACGTATCGGAGAAGATGCGCAAACGCATTTTCGCGGTGGCAGAAGAACTGGGCTACATCCCCAACCGGGCACCGGATATCCTGTCCAAGGCCACCAGCCGCGCCATCGGCATCCTGCTGCCCTCACTGACCAACCAGGTCTTTGCGGATGTCATCAAGGGCGTCGAAACGGTAACCGAACCCGCCGGCTATCACCTGATGCTCACCCACTATGGCTACAGCCCCGAAGTGGAGGAACGCAGCCTCGCTTCCCTGCTCTCCTACAACGTGGATGGCGTAATCCTTTCGGATAGCCAGCACACGCCGCGCACCCTGCGCATGCTTGAAACGGCGGGCATTCCGACCGTAGAACTGATGGACACCCATCTACCGCCCTTCCAGCAGGCGGTCGGCTTCAACAACGTCAAGGCCGCCTACGACATGGTGAGCGAGATGATTCGCCGCGGTCGCAAGCACGTGGTCTATCTCGCCGTGCGACTGGATGCCCGGACCCTGCAGCGCCAGGAAGGCTATACCCGGGCCATGGAAGAAAACGGACTTAAACCGGTCACCCTTCGCAGCGAGCAGCGTTCGTCATTTTCGGTCGGCGCCACGTTAATGACCCAGATCCTCGAACAGAATCCGCACACCGATGGCATCTTCTGTACCAACGACGATGTCGCGATCGGGGCCTACTTCGAGTGCCAGCGGCGGGGCCTGGCGGTACCGCAGGATATGGCCATCGTCGGTTTCCACGGCCACGATGTGGGCCAGGCCATGACACCCCGGCTGGCCAGCGTGATTACTCCCCGCGAAGCCCTCGGCAAGCGAGCCGCAGAGGAGCTCTTGGCCCGTCTAGACGGCAGGCCTGTCACAGACAAAGTGATCGACCTGGGGTACCAGATCGAGGCTGGAGGTACGCTCTGA
- a CDS encoding ABC-F family ATPase, producing the protein MISTANITMQFGAKPLFENVSVKFGNGNRYGLIGANGCGKSTFMKILGGDLEPSVGQVMLEPNTRLGKLRQDQFAYENCSVMDTVIMGHEELWHVKAERDRIYSLAEMSEEDGMAVADLEVQFAEMDGYTAESRAGELLLGLDIPIEQHNGPMSALAPGWKLRVLLAQALFSDPDVLLLDEPTNHLDINTIRWLESVLVARNSTMIIISHDRHFLNSVCTHMADLDYGELRLFPGNYDEYMTAATQARERMLADNAKKKAQIAELQQFVSRFSANASKAKQATSRARQIDKIQLEEVKPSSRVSPFIRFEQEKKLHRQAVTLKDLSKGFDGTPLFSGLDLQIEAGERVAIIGPNGIGKTTLLQCLAGNLTPEKGEVKWTDSAQVGYFAQDHTADFAEDINLTEWMAQWTTGGDQLVRGTLGRMLFSGDDIGKSVKVISGGEQGRMLFGKLILQRPNVLLMDEPTNHLDMESIEALNLALENYPGTLIFVSHDREFVSSLATRIVELSADGVTDFSGTYDDYLRSQGIY; encoded by the coding sequence TTGATCTCCACCGCCAATATCACCATGCAGTTCGGGGCCAAGCCCCTGTTCGAGAATGTTTCCGTCAAGTTCGGCAATGGCAACCGCTACGGTTTGATCGGCGCCAATGGCTGCGGCAAATCCACCTTTATGAAGATCCTGGGTGGCGACCTCGAGCCCTCGGTCGGGCAGGTCATGCTAGAGCCCAATACCCGCCTGGGCAAGCTGCGCCAGGACCAGTTCGCCTACGAGAACTGCTCGGTAATGGATACCGTGATCATGGGGCACGAAGAACTGTGGCACGTGAAGGCGGAGCGGGATCGCATCTATTCCCTGGCTGAAATGAGCGAGGAAGACGGCATGGCCGTGGCGGACCTGGAAGTCCAGTTTGCTGAAATGGACGGCTACACTGCTGAGTCCCGTGCTGGCGAGCTGTTGCTGGGCCTGGATATTCCCATCGAGCAGCATAACGGACCGATGAGCGCGCTGGCACCGGGCTGGAAACTGCGCGTACTGCTCGCCCAGGCCTTGTTCTCCGATCCGGATGTACTGTTGCTGGACGAGCCCACCAATCACCTGGATATCAACACCATCCGCTGGCTGGAAAGCGTACTGGTCGCACGTAACAGCACCATGATCATTATCTCGCATGACCGCCACTTCCTGAACAGCGTCTGCACGCATATGGCGGACCTGGACTACGGCGAGCTGCGTCTGTTCCCCGGTAACTACGACGAGTACATGACCGCCGCCACCCAGGCGCGCGAGCGGATGCTGGCGGACAACGCCAAGAAGAAGGCGCAGATTGCCGAGTTGCAGCAGTTCGTCAGCCGCTTCTCCGCCAACGCCTCCAAGGCCAAGCAGGCCACCTCGCGGGCACGTCAGATCGACAAGATCCAGTTGGAGGAGGTGAAGCCGTCCAGCCGGGTGAGCCCGTTTATCCGTTTCGAACAGGAGAAGAAGCTACACCGCCAGGCGGTCACGCTGAAGGACCTGTCGAAAGGCTTTGATGGCACACCGCTGTTTTCAGGTCTGGATCTGCAGATTGAAGCCGGCGAGCGCGTGGCCATTATCGGTCCCAACGGTATCGGTAAGACCACGCTGCTCCAGTGCCTGGCGGGCAACCTGACGCCGGAGAAGGGCGAGGTGAAATGGACCGACAGTGCCCAGGTCGGCTATTTCGCCCAGGACCACACGGCCGACTTCGCCGAAGATATCAATCTCACCGAGTGGATGGCCCAGTGGACCACCGGCGGCGACCAGTTGGTGCGCGGTACGCTTGGACGCATGCTGTTTTCGGGCGACGATATCGGCAAGTCGGTAAAGGTGATTTCCGGGGGTGAACAGGGGCGTATGCTGTTCGGCAAGCTGATCCTGCAGCGGCCCAACGTGCTGCTGATGGACGAACCGACAAACCACCTCGACATGGAATCCATCGAAGCCCTGAACCTGGCGCTTGAAAACTATCCCGGCACGCTGATCTTCGTCAGCCATGACCGGGAGTTCGTCTCGTCGCTGGCTACGCGGATCGTCGAGTTGAGTGCCGACGGCGTGACCGACTTCAGCGGTACCTACGACGATTACCTGCGCAGCCAGGGTATTTACTGA
- a CDS encoding ABC transporter substrate-binding protein codes for MKLAYALPLAGVAAFGTVLGASAVQAETLTVATVNNNDMVIMQRLSSAFEEAHPDIDLEWVVLEENVLRQRLTTDIATNGGQFDVMTIGTYEAPIWAEREWLAPLENLPESYNQKDLLKPVMDGLSHDGKPYALPFYGESSMMYYRTDLFEQAGIEMTDQPTWKEVREWAGKINDPDKGIAGICLRGKPGWGENMAFVTTLVNTYGGRWFNMDWEPEIDSESWNEAINFYVDLLNNYGPPGASSNGFNENLALFSQGKCGMWVDATSAAGKLYNPSESNVADKLGFAPAPVAETPKGSHWLWSWALAIPASSNSKDAAKEFITWATSQDYVEMVGEKVGWTSVPPGTRESTYTNEKYQEAAPFADFVLDAIRDADPTDSTLKPSPYTGVQIVGIPEFQSIGTQVGQMIAAALTGEMSVDQALSNSQRATQRTMERAGYIK; via the coding sequence ATGAAGCTCGCTTACGCATTGCCCCTCGCCGGCGTCGCGGCCTTCGGTACCGTTCTCGGTGCCTCTGCCGTACAAGCCGAAACCCTGACCGTGGCGACCGTGAACAACAACGACATGGTCATCATGCAACGCCTCTCGAGCGCCTTCGAGGAAGCGCATCCGGATATCGACCTGGAATGGGTCGTGCTGGAGGAAAACGTCCTGCGCCAGCGCCTGACAACGGATATCGCCACCAACGGCGGCCAGTTCGACGTCATGACCATCGGCACCTACGAAGCCCCTATCTGGGCAGAACGGGAATGGCTGGCACCACTGGAAAACCTGCCCGAGAGTTACAACCAGAAAGATCTGCTCAAGCCGGTGATGGATGGGCTGAGTCATGACGGCAAACCCTATGCCCTGCCGTTCTATGGCGAAAGCTCGATGATGTACTACCGCACCGACCTGTTCGAGCAGGCCGGCATCGAGATGACCGACCAGCCAACCTGGAAAGAGGTGCGCGAATGGGCCGGGAAGATCAACGACCCGGACAAGGGCATCGCTGGCATCTGCCTGCGCGGCAAGCCTGGCTGGGGCGAGAACATGGCCTTCGTCACAACCCTCGTGAATACCTATGGCGGGCGCTGGTTCAACATGGACTGGGAGCCGGAGATCGACTCCGAATCGTGGAACGAGGCCATCAATTTCTATGTTGACCTGCTCAACAACTACGGCCCTCCCGGAGCCAGTTCGAACGGTTTCAACGAGAACCTGGCCCTGTTCTCCCAGGGCAAATGCGGCATGTGGGTAGATGCCACGTCTGCTGCCGGCAAGCTCTATAACCCGAGCGAGTCCAATGTGGCCGACAAACTGGGCTTCGCACCGGCTCCGGTCGCCGAAACCCCGAAAGGGTCCCATTGGCTTTGGTCCTGGGCCCTGGCCATCCCGGCTTCATCCAACTCGAAAGACGCTGCCAAGGAATTCATTACCTGGGCCACATCACAGGACTACGTCGAGATGGTCGGCGAGAAAGTAGGCTGGACCAGCGTACCGCCAGGCACCCGCGAGTCCACCTACACCAACGAGAAGTACCAGGAAGCCGCACCTTTCGCCGACTTCGTGCTTGACGCCATCCGGGATGCGGATCCGACCGACTCCACCCTCAAGCCGTCGCCCTACACCGGGGTCCAGATCGTAGGTATTCCGGAGTTCCAGTCCATCGGCACCCAGGTTGGCCAGATGATCGCCGCCGCGCTTACCGGCGAGATGTCTGTGGACCAGGCCCTGAGCAACTCCCAACGCGCTACCCAGCGCACCATGGAAAGGGCAGGCTACATCAAGTAG
- the sodC gene encoding superoxide dismutase family protein, producing MSALPFVGFLAWGPAQALNLEAQSMDIEMHKVSADGVGESIGTITVRDHEEGVLFEPDLEGLDTGLHGFHLHQNPDCKPAEKDGEMTAAASAGGHLNPSNGEHHGPFEEGHLGDLPTLYFDDSGKATLPVLAPRLEYSDLDGRALVIHAGGDNYASEPEPLGGGGARVACGVIDNGDD from the coding sequence ATGTCTGCATTACCGTTCGTCGGTTTCCTGGCTTGGGGGCCCGCACAGGCGCTGAACCTCGAAGCCCAGAGTATGGACATCGAAATGCACAAGGTCAGCGCCGATGGCGTTGGCGAGTCGATCGGAACGATTACCGTCCGCGATCATGAAGAGGGCGTTCTTTTCGAACCCGATCTGGAAGGTCTGGATACGGGGCTGCATGGTTTTCACCTGCACCAGAACCCCGACTGCAAACCTGCCGAAAAGGATGGCGAAATGACCGCTGCCGCCAGTGCCGGTGGTCACCTGAATCCCTCAAATGGCGAGCATCATGGCCCATTCGAAGAGGGTCATCTGGGGGATTTGCCAACGCTTTACTTCGATGACTCCGGCAAAGCCACCCTGCCGGTACTGGCGCCGCGCCTGGAATACTCGGACCTCGACGGTCGAGCACTGGTGATCCACGCCGGTGGGGACAACTACGCCAGCGAACCTGAGCCGCTGGGTGGCGGTGGCGCCCGGGTCGCTTGTGGTGTGATCGACAACGGGGACGATTAA
- a CDS encoding FMN-binding glutamate synthase family protein, with the protein MLGRAKEYLARFGLFAVVVALTATGVAAAFAGSAWAWSLVILAPLALLGTWNLFQAKHTLMRNYPILAHGRWISEELRPFLRQYIVEGNLTGRPFNRHQRSIVYERAKNTVDSQPFGSDLDFYGDEYELTTHSMAAKTLDGTKFRTRIGNGQCKQPYDASLLNVSAMSFGSLSGKAIRALNKGAEMGGFYHDTGEGGLSEHHRAYNGDLVWELGTGYFGCRDRNGRFDPGLFRETAQSDQVKMVEIKLSQGAKPGHGGVLPGAKVTPEIARARQIEVGKECVSPGSHPEFDTPVGLMEFVARLRDLSDGKPVGLKLCVGHPWELLAVCKASLETGIRPDFIVVDGAEGGTGAAPEEFSDNVGLPLRDGLIMVRNALVGTGLREDISIGASGKVFSAFSMANNLALGADWCNAARAFMFSLGCVMTKRCHTDTCPTGVATQNPSRQRGLVIDDKAERVYHFQHNTLKRLGELVGAAGLDHPNELRPHHLYHRQGPNALTTMDRIHHFLEPNALIDEPESTPYAEWWAAASPDTFKALRETGPSHHRVIARG; encoded by the coding sequence GTGTTAGGTAGAGCCAAGGAATACCTTGCCCGTTTCGGCCTGTTCGCTGTGGTCGTCGCCTTGACCGCAACGGGCGTGGCAGCTGCGTTCGCAGGCTCTGCCTGGGCATGGTCCCTGGTTATCCTGGCGCCGTTGGCCCTGCTCGGCACCTGGAACCTGTTCCAGGCCAAACATACCTTGATGCGCAACTACCCCATCCTGGCCCACGGGCGCTGGATCTCCGAGGAGTTGCGCCCCTTCTTGCGCCAGTACATCGTCGAGGGCAACCTCACCGGGCGTCCATTCAATCGTCACCAGCGCTCAATCGTCTATGAGCGAGCCAAGAATACGGTGGATTCCCAGCCATTTGGGTCTGACCTCGATTTCTATGGTGATGAATACGAGCTGACCACCCATTCCATGGCTGCCAAGACTCTGGACGGCACGAAATTCCGGACCAGAATTGGCAATGGCCAGTGCAAGCAGCCCTACGACGCGTCGCTGCTGAACGTATCGGCCATGAGCTTCGGGTCACTCAGCGGGAAAGCCATTCGTGCTTTGAATAAGGGTGCGGAGATGGGCGGGTTTTATCACGACACCGGCGAGGGTGGGCTCAGCGAGCATCATCGTGCCTATAACGGCGACCTGGTCTGGGAATTGGGCACCGGCTACTTCGGCTGCCGCGACAGGAACGGGCGCTTCGACCCCGGTCTTTTCCGGGAAACTGCCCAGAGCGACCAGGTCAAGATGGTTGAAATCAAGCTCAGCCAGGGGGCCAAGCCCGGCCATGGCGGCGTTTTGCCCGGCGCGAAGGTCACACCCGAAATCGCCAGGGCACGGCAGATAGAGGTGGGCAAGGAGTGCGTCTCGCCGGGCTCACACCCGGAATTCGATACGCCGGTCGGGTTGATGGAGTTCGTCGCTCGCTTGCGGGACCTGTCGGATGGCAAGCCGGTCGGCCTCAAGCTCTGTGTTGGACACCCGTGGGAATTGTTAGCCGTGTGCAAAGCCAGTCTGGAGACCGGGATCCGCCCGGATTTCATCGTGGTCGACGGTGCGGAAGGTGGCACCGGCGCCGCGCCGGAAGAATTCTCGGATAATGTGGGTCTGCCATTACGGGACGGTCTGATCATGGTGCGCAATGCCCTGGTGGGCACCGGCTTGCGGGAAGATATCTCGATCGGTGCCAGTGGCAAGGTGTTCAGTGCCTTCTCCATGGCCAACAACCTGGCGCTGGGCGCGGACTGGTGCAATGCCGCGCGTGCCTTCATGTTTTCCCTGGGCTGTGTGATGACGAAGCGTTGTCATACGGATACCTGTCCGACTGGCGTTGCCACACAGAATCCCAGTCGCCAGCGCGGCCTGGTGATCGATGACAAGGCCGAGCGGGTCTACCACTTCCAGCACAATACCCTCAAGCGTTTGGGGGAACTGGTGGGGGCTGCAGGGCTTGATCATCCCAATGAATTGCGGCCCCACCATCTCTATCATCGGCAGGGCCCCAATGCGCTGACTACCATGGATCGCATTCACCACTTTCTCGAACCCAATGCCCTGATCGACGAACCCGAGTCCACACCCTATGCGGAATGGTGGGCCGCCGCCTCGCCGGATACGTTCAAGGCCTTGCGCGAGACCGGGCCGAGCCATCACCGGGTGATTGCCCGGGGTTAG
- a CDS encoding carbohydrate ABC transporter permease, with the protein MTKPRAAGRTVGGLRPLMLQAPAVTLLLLWMVVPLGMTVWFSLQRYNLLMPGMTGFAGLENYEYLFTDPALWSAMGTTLLMVGWILVITVVGGTLLAVLFQQEFFGRGIARVLVISPFFVMPTVSALVWKNMMMHPANGVLAWLAQLFGMQPVDWFSSLPLTSIIMIVSWEWLPFALLILLTAMQSLDEDQVEAARMDGAGPLSIFFFITLPHLKRAISVVVMIEMIFLLTIFAEIFVTTSGGPGLATTNLAYLIYIQALLDFDVGMASAGGVVAIILANIVAIFLVRMVAKNLEE; encoded by the coding sequence ATGACTAAACCTCGAGCCGCCGGTCGCACCGTCGGCGGATTGCGGCCGCTGATGCTGCAGGCCCCCGCCGTCACGCTGCTGCTGTTATGGATGGTAGTGCCACTGGGCATGACTGTCTGGTTCTCGCTCCAGCGCTATAACCTGCTCATGCCGGGCATGACCGGATTCGCCGGTCTGGAAAACTACGAATACCTGTTTACCGACCCCGCGCTCTGGTCCGCGATGGGTACGACGCTGCTGATGGTCGGCTGGATACTGGTGATCACGGTGGTCGGCGGTACGCTGCTGGCGGTCCTCTTCCAGCAGGAATTCTTTGGACGCGGTATCGCCCGGGTACTGGTCATCTCGCCGTTCTTCGTTATGCCCACAGTGAGCGCGCTGGTCTGGAAGAACATGATGATGCACCCGGCCAACGGCGTTCTGGCCTGGCTGGCGCAGCTTTTCGGCATGCAGCCGGTGGACTGGTTCTCGTCCCTGCCGCTAACGTCGATCATCATGATCGTCTCCTGGGAGTGGCTCCCGTTCGCCCTCCTGATCCTGCTGACCGCCATGCAGTCGCTGGACGAAGACCAGGTGGAAGCTGCACGGATGGACGGCGCTGGCCCGCTCTCGATCTTCTTCTTTATCACCCTGCCACACCTGAAACGTGCCATCAGTGTGGTGGTCATGATCGAGATGATTTTCCTCCTCACCATCTTCGCCGAGATTTTCGTCACCACCTCGGGTGGTCCGGGACTGGCAACCACCAATCTCGCCTACCTGATCTATATCCAGGCGCTGCTGGACTTCGACGTGGGCATGGCCTCCGCCGGGGGCGTTGTCGCCATTATTCTCGCCAACATCGTGGCCATCTTCCTGGTGCGGATGGTGGCGAAGAACCTGGAAGAGTGA
- a CDS encoding superoxide dismutase family protein, whose protein sequence is MADAKHTALTLMLAVSSAASAEQTPSNETAEITGNEKRIEIREATLSEDEETMGTIRVIGMADGILFKPSIKGLEPGMHGFHVHENASCDEDRSVEDYDAQPEPVAAGDAGSHLDPGFKENHGGPYGDGHLGDLPNLFVNEKGVAEHPVFAPRLRMRDLENRSLVIHANPDNYSDEPEPNGGSGPRVACGVILSTTGS, encoded by the coding sequence ATGGCCGATGCCAAACACACCGCGTTAACGCTAATGCTGGCCGTCTCGTCGGCGGCTTCAGCGGAACAGACGCCCTCGAACGAGACGGCCGAGATTACCGGCAACGAAAAACGCATAGAAATTCGGGAAGCGACCCTGAGCGAAGACGAAGAAACAATGGGCACCATCCGGGTCATCGGAATGGCTGACGGTATATTGTTCAAACCCAGTATCAAGGGTTTGGAGCCCGGCATGCATGGCTTTCATGTGCATGAGAATGCGAGTTGCGACGAGGATCGCAGCGTCGAGGACTATGATGCCCAGCCTGAGCCCGTGGCCGCTGGCGACGCCGGTTCGCATCTGGACCCCGGGTTTAAGGAAAACCATGGTGGACCCTACGGCGACGGGCATTTGGGAGATTTGCCCAATCTCTTCGTCAACGAAAAGGGGGTTGCCGAACACCCGGTATTCGCGCCGCGTTTGCGCATGCGCGATCTGGAAAACCGGTCACTGGTGATCCACGCCAACCCGGACAACTATAGTGACGAGCCGGAGCCCAATGGCGGCAGTGGCCCGCGGGTAGCCTGTGGTGTCATTTTGAGCACGACCGGCAGTTAA